Below is a genomic region from Gillisia sp. Hel_I_86.
ATAACATTTTCCACATCGTCCTTATGAACCATTTCTACTGTCGTGTGCATATATCGTAGCGGGAGAGATATTAAAGCAGATGCCACACCACCATTACTGTATGCAAATGCATCAGTATCTGTCCCAGTTGCGCGAGAAGAAGCATTTCTTTGAAAAGGAATGTCCTTTTTCTCTGCCGTATCTATTATTAATTCCCTTAGTTTGTTTTGAATCGCAGGAGCATAGGAGATCACAGGTCCAGCTCCAATTTTAGCGTATCCATTGGTTTTCTTATCAATCATGGGCGTAGTCGTATCATGCGTAACATCGGTCACAATAGCCACATTTGGTTTGATACGCTGAGTGATCATTTCTGCTCCGCGCAATCCTATTTCTTCTTGTACAGAATTGGTGATGTATAATCCAAAAGGCAATTTTTTCTTGTTCTCTTTTAATAAACGTGCAACTTGAGAGATCATAAATCCGCCAATCCTATTATCCAATGCCCGACAAACAAATTTGTTGTCATTCAGAATAAAGAATTCATCAGGATACGTAATTACACAGCCTACATGAACTCCTAATTCTTCTACCTCGGTTTTTGTGGAACATCCCACATCTATAGTGATATTATCTAATTTAGGAGTTTCTTCTTTTTCTTTATTTCGAGTGTGTATAGCAGGCCATCCAAATACTCCTTGAACAATGCCATTTTTTGTATGGATATTTACCCTTTTAGAAGGAGCTATTTGATGGTCGCTTCCTCCATTTCTTATTACATATATAAGACCTTCATCAGATATGTAGTTTACATACCATGAAATTTCATCGGCATGACCCTCTATCACAACCTTAAATTTTGCTTTCGGATTAATTACCCCAACGGCAGTTCCATAAGTATCGGTTATAAATTCATCTACATA
It encodes:
- a CDS encoding M42 family metallopeptidase — encoded protein: MTKKDLLDKKSMEFLEKYLNNASPTGYEWEGQKIWMDYLKPYVDEFITDTYGTAVGVINPKAKFKVVIEGHADEISWYVNYISDEGLIYVIRNGGSDHQIAPSKRVNIHTKNGIVQGVFGWPAIHTRNKEKEETPKLDNITIDVGCSTKTEVEELGVHVGCVITYPDEFFILNDNKFVCRALDNRIGGFMISQVARLLKENKKKLPFGLYITNSVQEEIGLRGAEMITQRIKPNVAIVTDVTHDTTTPMIDKKTNGYAKIGAGPVISYAPAIQNKLRELIIDTAEKKDIPFQRNASSRATGTDTDAFAYSNGGVASALISLPLRYMHTTVEMVHKDDVENVIKLIYESLLNIKDGDTFSYFD